One stretch of Desulforamulus hydrothermalis Lam5 = DSM 18033 DNA includes these proteins:
- a CDS encoding transposase, with the protein MTQVDCSFLDNYFKPKAYGRLGYDRKALFRALLLKKLMRLSTTKTLVNCLQYSPILACWCGFHTGKKTPSESVFSRFEEQLSQNGINTVMGEICEKLTIEILKKVDATSEVVIDSTDIPAKETPSTETETGAAYGYRTASAEETSIFYGFKAHLAVVNMPVGPLPLAARVAPANCSDMELADKLIKEACEFYKNVVGKAPHFYIMDAGYDAEAIYSQVLELGGQAIIKLNPRNQKNRNKDHTSDGTPLCPAGYAMVYQGTEKNIGANKFRCPQKCGQQVTCQGECSNQTSYGYQKRVYFKDNPRYFCSPHRGSDNWQKIYNKRSSIERLFSLLKCHLNMGNLTKRGIEKAFTDTMLCLITYLAVTLTELKRQKIQKAA; encoded by the coding sequence GTGACACAGGTTGATTGTTCATTTTTAGATAATTATTTTAAGCCAAAGGCATATGGGAGATTAGGTTATGACCGCAAGGCTCTCTTTAGAGCTCTTCTGCTTAAAAAACTAATGAGGCTTTCCACTACCAAGACCTTGGTAAATTGCTTGCAGTATTCTCCAATATTGGCATGCTGGTGTGGTTTTCATACAGGTAAAAAAACTCCTTCCGAAAGTGTTTTCTCTAGATTTGAGGAGCAATTGAGTCAAAACGGAATCAACACGGTAATGGGAGAAATTTGCGAAAAACTGACCATAGAAATTCTTAAAAAGGTTGATGCCACATCTGAAGTTGTAATAGACAGTACAGACATCCCAGCCAAGGAGACACCATCTACCGAAACCGAAACGGGTGCAGCATACGGATACCGAACCGCTTCAGCTGAAGAAACCAGTATTTTTTATGGTTTCAAAGCACATCTTGCTGTAGTAAATATGCCAGTTGGGCCATTACCTTTGGCGGCTAGAGTAGCTCCAGCAAACTGCTCCGACATGGAGCTTGCCGATAAACTAATAAAAGAAGCCTGTGAATTTTACAAAAATGTTGTAGGGAAAGCCCCCCACTTCTACATTATGGATGCCGGATATGATGCTGAGGCTATTTATAGTCAGGTTCTTGAGTTGGGCGGGCAAGCAATAATTAAGCTAAACCCAAGAAATCAGAAAAACAGAAATAAGGATCATACCAGTGACGGTACCCCTTTGTGTCCGGCAGGATATGCAATGGTCTATCAAGGTACTGAAAAAAATATTGGGGCAAACAAGTTTCGGTGTCCCCAAAAATGTGGCCAGCAGGTAACTTGCCAGGGGGAATGCAGCAATCAAACTTCCTATGGTTATCAGAAAAGAGTTTACTTCAAGGATAACCCACGGTATTTTTGTAGCCCACATAGAGGAAGCGACAACTGGCAAAAGATTTACAATAAGAGAAGCTCGATTGAAAGACTATTCTCTTTACTAAAATGCCATTTAAACATGGGTAACCTGACAAAAAGAGGGATAGAGAAAGCATTTACTGACACAATGCTTTGCCTCATAACATACCTGGCAGTAACCCTGACAGAGTTAAAACGCCAGAAAATACAGAAGGCGGCATAG
- a CDS encoding polysaccharide deacetylase family protein: MFLPVAKRMFPGLLAVMICLIFFSSSGIKAALGSKAVYRKETGDKIVALTFDDGPDPRYTVPMLDTLKQSHTPATFFMVGNNVKAHPDIAKRIVAEGHELGNHTMTHPKLTELSPEETYTELATAQQTIIETTGIAPVFFRSPKGLTTGYAEQAAASLGMQEILWSVTIENRSATTPQEMAQRVLNKVKPGYIILLHDGRLDRSKTVEALPLLLKGLQEKGYRVVPLSQLLQWDDNDVAVYDPMDSL, encoded by the coding sequence ATGTTTTTGCCAGTTGCCAAAAGGATGTTTCCCGGCTTGTTGGCCGTAATGATTTGCTTGATTTTTTTCAGTTCAAGCGGTATTAAGGCTGCGTTAGGCAGCAAAGCTGTTTATCGTAAGGAAACCGGCGATAAAATTGTGGCTTTAACTTTTGACGACGGTCCGGACCCTCGCTATACCGTACCGATGCTTGATACACTAAAGCAATCTCACACACCGGCCACATTTTTTATGGTAGGCAATAACGTCAAGGCTCATCCTGACATTGCCAAAAGAATTGTTGCCGAAGGCCATGAACTGGGCAACCACACCATGACACACCCCAAGCTTACTGAACTGTCGCCGGAGGAAACCTATACCGAGTTAGCCACTGCCCAGCAAACCATTATTGAAACAACCGGTATCGCACCTGTGTTTTTCCGCTCTCCCAAAGGCTTAACCACCGGTTACGCTGAGCAGGCAGCCGCCAGTCTTGGCATGCAGGAAATTTTATGGTCAGTAACCATCGAAAACCGCTCAGCGACAACTCCTCAGGAAATGGCGCAGCGTGTATTAAACAAAGTAAAACCCGGCTATATTATCCTTTTACATGACGGCCGACTTGACAGGAGCAAAACAGTGGAGGCCCTCCCTTTGCTGTTAAAAGGCCTGCAAGAAAAAGGCTACCGGGTGGTTCCCTTATCTCAATTGTTACAATGGGACGACAATGATGTTGCCGTCTATGATCCTATGGACAGTCTGTAA